The Vitis riparia cultivar Riparia Gloire de Montpellier isolate 1030 chromosome 3, EGFV_Vit.rip_1.0, whole genome shotgun sequence genome segment aatgttgATATTTGTAATGTTGTAGTTAACATGTTAAGTAttcttacttttaaaaatatttctcaaaacttgttctttccttataataacttttaaaaagaaatttaaaaaaaaatattgtaaaagaaTGCTAaaacttcttttatttattttcattttatttctttttggatttttatataatgaaaattctTAAATTGTATGAAgttattgaattatttaatatgaATGATAATTTGGTAAGATTTAGTCAGCAACACAACTTTaggtattaaaaatataaaacctcAAGCAAAGACAATgtgaaacttataaaaataaaactttatgaactcatttttaattttacactTATTATGGGCCCTAAGGGCCAATTAATCTCCTCGAGATGTGTATGATTCATCCAACATAGAACTCGAACAGAATCCATTAATTACTCTCTAGGCAACCAATTAATGGACTCATCACATTTCCACCCATGAATCCAAACTAagttctttatttctttctttttttcattttttttttttttgaaattttgatacgAGCCATATTAACCGTTCCTTAGTTGACTTCTTCATAGTTTTGTCAACCATTTTCCctcatagttttttttcttcatactaTGACTAGTAATGTTAAGctttatgtcatgagctcatgtGGTCAATTCTTTAAAGATATGAAGTTTAATTTCTTGAAGATTATACAAGAGACTCCAATGTATATCTTGTATGTACACCTCTACCATTGATACTTTTGATAACCTATCTTTATAGTTAAGACTCTAGTCAACCACAAGCTAATCTTTCTACTACTAATCTTGTGTGTTTTATAGAAATAGTTTAAGAACTCCTATTCCATTTTATCTCATATGTCATTGGACTTGGGCTCGAGATTTGTGCATCAATCAAAGGGATTTCCTCAAAGGGAGTGCACAAATTGCTTGACAAGAAGGTCATCTTCAATGTTAAAGTCATTGTTTTACCATTTCACAAGTATCAATGAATGAGCATGCGCCAACATATGTTGATTTTAAGGTAAGGTAACTACTAATGCTCTTGCCTTATTACGAATCATTAGACCAATAGAAGTATTTTGTGATGATAAGGTAATAATAGTCTTACCATTCCTTTTGCAAGCATATCCAACTTAGTTCTTTCTTGAAGCCACTAACTTAGGATGATAGAGAAACTTTGGTCAAAAAAGATGAAAGGCAAAAGATTCCCATCAAGCATCCACTCATTTGTACACTCAAATTTCTTGTTCTTAGGAAATTATGGAATAATTGTggacaaatttatatttaaaaaaaatgggtacACTATTCTTTGATATTCtttataataaagaatattttttttgatcTCTTAAGTTGATCTTGATTCGGAGATGTCAATCATGTGCTCTCGATTGACTTGGTCAACAACCAACTAGGCTTGTTCTTGACTTTTTTACTTTGACAATCcactttaaattttgaaaagaaaattgaactTAAAGCAAATTTGGAGAGTGTTGGAAGACACTTGTAAAATTATATAGAgctctcttttttttcctttgttttttttcctcgtCTAATAATTTCTTTACTGATAAAGAATTATGGATAAGGAGATTAATAtatttccaaattcaaataatttattgaatttaagactctaaatttaagatttccaattttaaatgtagttattttttaattaagacACATGTCATAACATTTGGGcccattattcttttttttttatttttcttttttttaatctacAATTCCATTTTCATAGTATGTCAAAATTAGGTGGCACCAATAGTTATAGTTCATCATGGATACAGGCACTATTACTAATGTGATATCTATATGAAATGCCGATATGAATAAGAAGTACATATATTCTATTACTTAAAGGGTTAACATATTTAAGtggggtttgtttttttttactttttactgaaagtaatttgtttttagaatttaagttgtttgtttttttatttttttcatgacttattataaactttttactaaatagaaaaagccaaaatatgtagctttttctaaatagaaaaaataacatattggtttttttttttatttttaatacttaatagaaataaaatactataaaaacaaacaatctaatatttaacgttattaagcattaaggttgtatttagaattaagtaaaaaaacaaataccacttTAGATTGTTATGAATATACACATTTTAcggagaattgtgttttacaCCCGTTGGAGtgtgataattaataaaaagtcaTTCTAACactcataatttattataaagatACGAAATATGAATAGACAAAAATAACTCTTTAACTTACCCcatcatttttatctttataccACCACTCTTagtttcataaaattctcccttatttcatttattttatttttcattgtttttttaaattcttttaaaaataattgaaaaattagtattattttatattttaaaattataaataaacaaatattatattaatgattcaaaaactattttggaaaatattttccaaaaaaatattaatttaaatgaataaaaaatatattttacattttaaaagtaaatcatttaatgattaaaacacaatttaaaataaatatatttgctatttttttatactaaaaggtattttaaagtttttttttactattataaaataaaaggtttaattttttttataatcttctttctttcttattttaatattttttttaatatagacttttgataataagttatatgaaatgttgcaaatttgtttattaagaattattttttttaatgatttgaattaattgaaaatttattgaaataagaaaaagaaaaaaaaaaaagaaatatgatggatggagagtttttatttcaaatatccaaccaaaatattttcgtatttagaaatggattatatcaatacatagtataGTCGATTAAGTTTTTTCTCATATAAAAGGGTTGAttgatatattttcttattttaaatgaaaataagtagttaaaaattatatagattatgtttgagtttagttttaaaatatttttctagttttctttatatttttaaaaataatttttattttctatattgttttTTCCTTGTCACTCATAGATTGTATACCCAcatcatgcactttatttaactattACATGTTAATTTCGATGTTTTCCCCggtaatgatatttggggaaaaaaatttaaccttaattcatccatctttttctcaactaaaccattagaaatatggtTTACACATGTTTGTGGACTACTTAGGAGGGATAtattgtgtcattgtacaattATATAAAGGAAatgtactaactgtacaagagtgtacaagactaccatttgtgaaagattttaatcgATTGTGAatcacttcttcattttccttgtcacccacgGATTATATActtatgtcatgcactttatttaactctcgcATGGAAATTCCGATACTTTCCTTATTAATAATGtttggggaaatttttttaaccttaATTCATCCATCATTTTCTCAGCCAAACTattagaaatatggttaacaTACCTATGTAGACACATAACCTAAGATGGATATATTATGTCATTGTACAATGgtgttacactaactgtacaaggggaATATATAagtgtacaaggaaaatgtactaagtgtataTGGGTGCACAAGGTTACcttttgtgaaagattttaatcgATTTTGAATCACATCTTTGTTTTCGTTGTCACCCACAGattgtatataaaatttgtaCTACTATACAAAGGTGTTACACTCACTGTACAAggcaaatgtactaattgtatAAAGCAAATGTATTGACTGTACAAGAGGTATATAAGGCTACCCTTTGTGCaagatttcaatcaattctcaactttgttttttcttatcaCCTAAGGAATGAACACTTTTCCCCTGCACATTCGTTCacctaaaaattgtttcaatttgaagttttaaatttcatcatccaaaattgtaattgcatatttcgTTTGAGtagttttaataatatttttttcttagtacaTTTGCAtcctatataaaggaaaattaaccaTAATATTTAGGTATTACATTTATgcgaaatcaaattaatataaatggataACACATTAGTGTCATTGTTTCAAATGACTCAAGACAATATAAACAACATATAATAACTGTTtaggaaaaattattaatattttttatcaaactaTGTCATTTAGATCTTCCataccaaaattaaaacataagaaataaaatttaaattaatcatatttaaattgtttattacAAGTAAACCAAATGGAATatataattttactattttacctttataaacataatgttagcatagatttaaaaaaaatcatatttaaatagaattaaaaatgataaaaaaaatatttttgtaacatttgtaatttaaaacaaaaacattaatttaaattatccagttaatttaaaataaatttttttttttgttgtaattatagtttgaAGATCccatgatttttatattattacttttaatttattttctttgattctttatcttaaatttcatccaaacttgtttttacccatattttcatgttttctattatatCTCTTTTTAAGGTGATTTTCATCTCATTTGTGCTTCATTatattctcttttcaattttaatgtgtttttaTACCTCTTTGCATAACAAAagattttgtcatttttcatctacaaaactttatacaaaagatatcatgtacaagaaaaaaaaaaaaaagaacagaaaattatgatataattacataCACATCTCTTAACATGAAACATTTGTTTGACTTGATGACAtcatgttttaataatttaaaccatATCAAGTTCACATCTATTTCAGATTTAAAAgagtattttaatatttttcaaattattaaattataatacattattcaattaaaaattaattatcaccattagttaaaagatgatcatgttacaaaataatatattaagacaATGTTTATATATTGTtcataaaatagagaaaatattcagATAATTGTCTATAActttaaagatatttatataaaaaatagattttatatatacacatatatattagataaaaaagaataataatattttttaaggtttttaaaaaatatttattatatattttgtaagtttgaaaaaaaaaatattttatgaggtgtttaaaaaaatatacttaaaaaatgtagtaataattatttttaaccattggTTTAcaatattcaatttattaattaagGCATGGTttttaggagaaaaataatttgtggaAATAGTGACACCTCTCTAGCTAGGAATTAATTTACATGGTCCTACCAATTAATCTGTGAGAAAAAGGTAAGGTGAATGAAGAGagagacaaaagaaaaagaatgagagaatgagagagaaacGAAAaactgatttatttatttatttatttatttatttagtttttttacaaCCAAGGGCATTTCACGAAATTTAAAAGGTAATGTtctttaattcaattttcactCATCCATTAGGTCTTAGGCTTAAATACAAGGGATATAAGCATCTTCGGTCAATTTTTAAGTAAAGCACGATTCTCCCTACATTCTTTTATCACTAAAAAGGGATGACATCTTTAGACTCCCATTGACTCACAATAATATCTCCTTTACAAGCACATCCGTGTGAAGACTATGATAAATCATTGACAATCAAGTTATTCAGAACATTGTTTAAACTCTAACAAGAAAATAGAGATGATGACCGATGACCTTGATTCCCTTGTAAGTAAGAGATGATGACCGTGATACTAtcagaagaaaggaaaattaaagagaaaagaGTTATCACTacaatcattagttctaaaggATTGTCTTGCAAGGACAAAAAACCGTCTATTATGGACAACAAACCCTCGTCTGAACCACATAAAATTAGAATGGTTAGTTGTTCTCTATAAAATTCTTGTAATATCCAACTCCCGACTTTCATAacactaaataaaataataagaatatgtttgatagtaattttatttgaaatatttttagtaaaaatgttcTAGTGTGCATTTGGTAATGactataaaaagtgtttttagtttttttaatacttaaaaaataaaaaatttcaagtgtaaGAAAgcataaaaatactttcaaaaattactatcaaacatactcttaattTGGGAGAATTATCGATCCATTGCTTCTTTAGAAAATACTGcaagtgattttttaactttttgaaagtattttctaagttttataaaacatgtggttttcttttaaaatgtttttttttatattaaaaacattgtaAAATAGACTATAAACAATCATCCTTTGccataaaatagttttagaagtgtttttttcaactgatattatatattaagaTCCTACGTAAACAACCAATATTAGTACATCAAAGGCCATcatcttcttttatatatatatactagatTCATAAGCCTATGACATGAAGGTCATGATCATAGTTTATTATACGTACAAGGCCCTTCCTAGGACTTCAATATTGAGTTCAAACATCAGGGTCCGGTTTGTCCACTCCATCCACAGTCCTCAACCAGTAAGTCTGGCCAAAGGAGGCTGCACCATCCGGGACATCGTCCATCATATGGTCATGCCCTTCGGGGATGTATATCCCAGTCCGAGGGTGCGGCACCCAGCTGGACGATGAGCCGTCGCCCTTATGATCAGCACCATCCGTCCGTCCTCTAGCTTTCCCCGGCGCCCCCTCAGCCCCAGCTACCTTACTCAAGCCCCGCCACACCGGCTTTGCTCCCCTGCATGAACTGACACTGCCTTAGAATTTTGTGTAAAATATGCCTTACATATATACAAGAAATTTAGAGCACCCCATTAGCAAAAGAACGCAAACCAGTGACCCAAAGTGGAGTTACCTAAGAAATAACATCTGTGTTTTGGCTACACCAGTTCTAGCCATGGCCTGATCAGCAGCAAAGATGTAAGCCCAGAGCTGGGTTTGTTACCAAGGGTGTGGAGTCCTGACCCCTTTTTATGCTCTAAAAATGACACATTCTTGATGCATAACAGCGGCGCTACAGAATCGATTCTCACTGTACAGTTTTCGTGCAGATTACCTGAGACAAATGAAAAGTATACATTCTAAAGGAAAAGTGAATTTCGGCACCTTCTCCATTCGGGTAAGATGAGGAGTACTGAAAAGTACTGTGGTCTTGAACCTTATTCTTGTTTGTTCTTTGATGGGGGTACCCTCCGTTAAATGGACCAAAGAAAATGCCATCGTCCGTGTGCTTATTTGTTGACGATCGATCTTGGTTGAGTACATTGAGAATATATGGATTTTGTAAAGGAGTTGTGAGATGCGGGTTGATGTTTGTATGTTCAATGTGCTCCATGACTGTACATACCTTATAACTGAAGTAAAAAATTCCCATTCATGTA includes the following:
- the LOC117911803 gene encoding uncharacterized protein LOC117911803 isoform X5, which codes for MARTGVAKTQMLFLRGAKPVWRGLSKVAGAEGAPGKARGRTDGADHKGDGSSSSWVPHPRTGIYIPEGHDHMMDDVPDGAASFGQTYWLRTVDGVDKPDPDV
- the LOC117911803 gene encoding uncharacterized protein LOC117911803 isoform X2, which codes for MARTGVAKTQMLFLSSCRGAKPVWRGLSKVAGAEGAPGKARGRTDGADHKGDGSSSSWVPHPRTGIYIPEGHDHMMDDVPDGAASFGQTYWLRTVDGVDKPDPDV